Proteins co-encoded in one Sebastes fasciatus isolate fSebFas1 chromosome 11, fSebFas1.pri, whole genome shotgun sequence genomic window:
- the LOC141777804 gene encoding uncharacterized protein LOC141777804 isoform X19, which produces MGDPSNPVESVTSPVVTAIPTVIAGEVQDGTKTQSANKNGKKSDSGSSSSFFTWFIVLALLGVWTSVAVVYFDLVDYQGVLDKAKGLQINLSEALQGKLVAYDTDGDGDFDVEDAKVLLGLKEKAVVVTSRHEEAAAPVETAEPEAVFEPEPVYVEDVIEAAVAEDTSAPPPEPEPEVAAESEPEPEPEAEPEAEPEPVETPEVIEEDPEVLEEEEEEAAPAVEEEEEEEAAPAVEEEAVPVEEVAEIMADQPEEEAVEEEEPAAAEETEEEAAAEEVASDVDTLEEESTPTEEAVEEMEEEAAPLEEPAEEPTEEEEAPTEETVEQESAPSEEPAEEDAAPTEETEEESAVEEDAAPTEEAPEEAADTEATPEEVVVEEQTVPVTETEEEEVEHEEEEAAEEVAEFVETEEPLQDEPTET; this is translated from the exons ATGGGTGATCCATCGAACCCGGTCGAGTCCGTCACATCTCCTGTCGTCACGGCGATACCCACGGTGATAGCTGGGGAAGTGCAAG ATGGTACTAAAACCCAATCAGCCAATAAGAATGGAAAGAAGTCTGACTCTGGGTCCAGCAGCAGCTTCTTCACCTGGTTCATTGTCCTGGCCCTGCTGGGTGTCTGGACGTCTGTAGCCGTGGTCTACTTCGACCTGGTCGACTATCAGGGAGTCCTTG ACAAGGCTAAGGGCTTACAAATTAACCTGTCTGAGGCCTTGCAAG GTAAACTGGTGGCATACGATACAGATGGCGATGGTGATTTTGATGTCGAGGATGCAAAAGTTCTTCTAG GGCTGAAAGAGAAGGCTGTTGTGGTCACCTCCCGTCATGAAGAGGCCGCTGCCCCGGTGGAGACGGCTGAACCAGAAG ctGTTTTTGAGCCTGAACCTGTTTATGTGGAGGATGTGATTGAAGCTGCCGTAGCCGAGGACACTTCTGCACCACCACCAG AGCCTGAACCTGAGGTAGCAGCCGagtctgaacctgaacctgagcCCGAGGCCGAGCCCGAGGCTGAACCAGAACCTGTGGAGACTCCTGAG GTGATTGAGGAGGATCCAGaggtgctggaggaggaggaagaggaggcggctcctgcagtggaggaggaggag gaggaggaggcggctcctgcagtggaggaggag GCTGTTCCAGTTGAGGAGGTCGCAGAGATAATGGCAGATCAGCCTGAAGAGGAGGCCGTGGAAGAGGAGGAACCTGCTGCGGCTGAGGAGACCgaggaggaggctgctgctgAAGAGGTGGCATCAGACGTTGACACTTTAGAGGAAGAGAGCACTCCCACAGAAGAAGCTGTcgaggagatggaggaagaggcAGCTCCTTTAGAGGAACCTGCTGAGGAGCCCACTGAAGAGGAGGAAGCTCCAACAGAAGAAACTGTAGAACAGGAGTCAGCGCCTTCAGAGGAACCTGCTGAAGAGGACGCAGCCCCAACAGAAGAAACTGAGGAGGAGTCGGCTGTAGAAGAGGACGCAGCCCCAACAGAAGAGGCACCGGAGGAGGCCGCAGACACAGAGGCAACTCCTGAAGAAGTGGTAGTGGAGGAGCAAACAGTACCAG TcacagagacagaagaagaagaagtagaacaCGAAGAAGAGGAGGCAGCAGAAGAAG tagCAGAGTTTGTTGAGACAGAGGAACCGCTTCAGGATGAGCCCACAG AAACGTAG
- the LOC141777804 gene encoding uncharacterized protein LOC141777804 isoform X17: MGDPSNPVESVTSPVVTAIPTVIAGEVQDGTKTQSANKNGKKSDSGSSSSFFTWFIVLALLGVWTSVAVVYFDLVDYQGVLDKAKGLQINLSEALQGKLVAYDTDGDGDFDVEDAKVLLGLKEKAVVVTSRHEEAAAPVETAEPEAVFEPEPVYVEDVIEAAVAEDTSAPPPEPEPEVAAESEPEPEPEAEPEAEPEPVETPEVIEEDPEVLEEEEEEAAPAVEEEEVPAVEEEEEVPAVEEEEEVPAVEEEEEALAVEEEEEALAEEEEEAAPAVEEEAVPVEEVAEIMADQPEEEAVEEEEPAAAEETEEEAAAEEVASDVDTLEEESTPTEEAVEEMEEEAAPLEEPAEEPTEEEEAPTEETVEQESAPSEEPAEEDAAPTEETEEESAVEEDAAPTEEAPEEAADTEATPEEVVVEEQTVPVTETEEEEVEHEEEEAAEEVAEFVETEEPLQDEPTET; encoded by the exons ATGGGTGATCCATCGAACCCGGTCGAGTCCGTCACATCTCCTGTCGTCACGGCGATACCCACGGTGATAGCTGGGGAAGTGCAAG ATGGTACTAAAACCCAATCAGCCAATAAGAATGGAAAGAAGTCTGACTCTGGGTCCAGCAGCAGCTTCTTCACCTGGTTCATTGTCCTGGCCCTGCTGGGTGTCTGGACGTCTGTAGCCGTGGTCTACTTCGACCTGGTCGACTATCAGGGAGTCCTTG ACAAGGCTAAGGGCTTACAAATTAACCTGTCTGAGGCCTTGCAAG GTAAACTGGTGGCATACGATACAGATGGCGATGGTGATTTTGATGTCGAGGATGCAAAAGTTCTTCTAG GGCTGAAAGAGAAGGCTGTTGTGGTCACCTCCCGTCATGAAGAGGCCGCTGCCCCGGTGGAGACGGCTGAACCAGAAG ctGTTTTTGAGCCTGAACCTGTTTATGTGGAGGATGTGATTGAAGCTGCCGTAGCCGAGGACACTTCTGCACCACCACCAG AGCCTGAACCTGAGGTAGCAGCCGagtctgaacctgaacctgagcCCGAGGCCGAGCCCGAGGCTGAACCAGAACCTGTGGAGACTCCTGAG GTGATTGAGGAGGATCCAGaggtgctggaggaggaggaagaggaggcggctcctgcagtggaggaggaggaggttcctgcagtggaggaagaggaggaggttcctgcagtggaggaagaggaggaggttcctgcagtggaggaagaggaggaggctcttgcagtggaggaagaggaggaggctcttgca gaggaggaggaggaggcggctcctgcagtggaggaggag GCTGTTCCAGTTGAGGAGGTCGCAGAGATAATGGCAGATCAGCCTGAAGAGGAGGCCGTGGAAGAGGAGGAACCTGCTGCGGCTGAGGAGACCgaggaggaggctgctgctgAAGAGGTGGCATCAGACGTTGACACTTTAGAGGAAGAGAGCACTCCCACAGAAGAAGCTGTcgaggagatggaggaagaggcAGCTCCTTTAGAGGAACCTGCTGAGGAGCCCACTGAAGAGGAGGAAGCTCCAACAGAAGAAACTGTAGAACAGGAGTCAGCGCCTTCAGAGGAACCTGCTGAAGAGGACGCAGCCCCAACAGAAGAAACTGAGGAGGAGTCGGCTGTAGAAGAGGACGCAGCCCCAACAGAAGAGGCACCGGAGGAGGCCGCAGACACAGAGGCAACTCCTGAAGAAGTGGTAGTGGAGGAGCAAACAGTACCAG TcacagagacagaagaagaagaagtagaacaCGAAGAAGAGGAGGCAGCAGAAGAAG tagCAGAGTTTGTTGAGACAGAGGAACCGCTTCAGGATGAGCCCACAG AAACGTAG
- the LOC141777804 gene encoding uncharacterized protein LOC141777804 isoform X4 — protein MGDPSNPVESVTSPVVTAIPTVIAGEVQDGTKTQSANKNGKKSDSGSSSSFFTWFIVLALLGVWTSVAVVYFDLVDYQGVLDKAKGLQINLSEALQGKLVAYDTDGDGDFDVEDAKVLLGLKEKAVVVTSRHEEAAAPVETAEPEAVFEPEPVYVEDVIEAAVAEDTSAPPPEPEPEVAAESEPEPEPEAEPEAEPEPVETPEVIEEDPEVLEEEEEEAAPAVEEEEVPAVEEEEEVPAVEEEEEVPAVEEEEEALAVEEEEEALAEEEEEEAPAVEEEEAPAVEEEEEEEEAAPAVEEEEEEEEAAPAVEEEAVPVEEVAEIMADQPEEEAVEEEEPAAAEETEEEAAAEEVASDVDTLEEESTPTEEAVEEMEEEAAPLEEPAEEPTEEEEAPTEETVEQESAPSEEPAEEDAAPTEETEEESAVEEDAAPTEEAPEEAADTEATPEEVVVEEQTVPVTETEEEEVEHEEEEAAEEVAEFVETEEPLQDEPTET, from the exons ATGGGTGATCCATCGAACCCGGTCGAGTCCGTCACATCTCCTGTCGTCACGGCGATACCCACGGTGATAGCTGGGGAAGTGCAAG ATGGTACTAAAACCCAATCAGCCAATAAGAATGGAAAGAAGTCTGACTCTGGGTCCAGCAGCAGCTTCTTCACCTGGTTCATTGTCCTGGCCCTGCTGGGTGTCTGGACGTCTGTAGCCGTGGTCTACTTCGACCTGGTCGACTATCAGGGAGTCCTTG ACAAGGCTAAGGGCTTACAAATTAACCTGTCTGAGGCCTTGCAAG GTAAACTGGTGGCATACGATACAGATGGCGATGGTGATTTTGATGTCGAGGATGCAAAAGTTCTTCTAG GGCTGAAAGAGAAGGCTGTTGTGGTCACCTCCCGTCATGAAGAGGCCGCTGCCCCGGTGGAGACGGCTGAACCAGAAG ctGTTTTTGAGCCTGAACCTGTTTATGTGGAGGATGTGATTGAAGCTGCCGTAGCCGAGGACACTTCTGCACCACCACCAG AGCCTGAACCTGAGGTAGCAGCCGagtctgaacctgaacctgagcCCGAGGCCGAGCCCGAGGCTGAACCAGAACCTGTGGAGACTCCTGAG GTGATTGAGGAGGATCCAGaggtgctggaggaggaggaagaggaggcggctcctgcagtggaggaggaggaggttcctgcagtggaggaagaggaggaggttcctgcagtggaggaagaggaggaggttcctgcagtggaggaagaggaggaggctcttgcagtggaggaagaggaggaggctcttgca gaggaggaggaggaggaggctcctgcagtggaagaggaagaggctcctgcagtggaagaggaagaggaagaggaggaggcagctcctgcagtggaagaggaggaggaggaggaggaggcggctcctgcagtggaggaggag GCTGTTCCAGTTGAGGAGGTCGCAGAGATAATGGCAGATCAGCCTGAAGAGGAGGCCGTGGAAGAGGAGGAACCTGCTGCGGCTGAGGAGACCgaggaggaggctgctgctgAAGAGGTGGCATCAGACGTTGACACTTTAGAGGAAGAGAGCACTCCCACAGAAGAAGCTGTcgaggagatggaggaagaggcAGCTCCTTTAGAGGAACCTGCTGAGGAGCCCACTGAAGAGGAGGAAGCTCCAACAGAAGAAACTGTAGAACAGGAGTCAGCGCCTTCAGAGGAACCTGCTGAAGAGGACGCAGCCCCAACAGAAGAAACTGAGGAGGAGTCGGCTGTAGAAGAGGACGCAGCCCCAACAGAAGAGGCACCGGAGGAGGCCGCAGACACAGAGGCAACTCCTGAAGAAGTGGTAGTGGAGGAGCAAACAGTACCAG TcacagagacagaagaagaagaagtagaacaCGAAGAAGAGGAGGCAGCAGAAGAAG tagCAGAGTTTGTTGAGACAGAGGAACCGCTTCAGGATGAGCCCACAG AAACGTAG
- the LOC141777804 gene encoding uncharacterized protein LOC141777804 isoform X9: MGDPSNPVESVTSPVVTAIPTVIAGEVQDGTKTQSANKNGKKSDSGSSSSFFTWFIVLALLGVWTSVAVVYFDLVDYQGVLDKAKGLQINLSEALQGKLVAYDTDGDGDFDVEDAKVLLGLKEKAVVVTSRHEEAAAPVETAEPEAVFEPEPVYVEDVIEAAVAEDTSAPPPEPEPEVAAESEPEPEPEAEPEAEPEPVETPEVIEEDPEVLEEEEEEAAPAVEEEEVPAVEEEEEVPAVEEEEEVPAVEEEEEALAVEEEEEALAVEEEEEAPAEEEEAAPAVEEEEEEEEAAPAVEEEAVPVEEVAEIMADQPEEEAVEEEEPAAAEETEEEAAAEEVASDVDTLEEESTPTEEAVEEMEEEAAPLEEPAEEPTEEEEAPTEETVEQESAPSEEPAEEDAAPTEETEEESAVEEDAAPTEEAPEEAADTEATPEEVVVEEQTVPVTETEEEEVEHEEEEAAEEVAEFVETEEPLQDEPTET, from the exons ATGGGTGATCCATCGAACCCGGTCGAGTCCGTCACATCTCCTGTCGTCACGGCGATACCCACGGTGATAGCTGGGGAAGTGCAAG ATGGTACTAAAACCCAATCAGCCAATAAGAATGGAAAGAAGTCTGACTCTGGGTCCAGCAGCAGCTTCTTCACCTGGTTCATTGTCCTGGCCCTGCTGGGTGTCTGGACGTCTGTAGCCGTGGTCTACTTCGACCTGGTCGACTATCAGGGAGTCCTTG ACAAGGCTAAGGGCTTACAAATTAACCTGTCTGAGGCCTTGCAAG GTAAACTGGTGGCATACGATACAGATGGCGATGGTGATTTTGATGTCGAGGATGCAAAAGTTCTTCTAG GGCTGAAAGAGAAGGCTGTTGTGGTCACCTCCCGTCATGAAGAGGCCGCTGCCCCGGTGGAGACGGCTGAACCAGAAG ctGTTTTTGAGCCTGAACCTGTTTATGTGGAGGATGTGATTGAAGCTGCCGTAGCCGAGGACACTTCTGCACCACCACCAG AGCCTGAACCTGAGGTAGCAGCCGagtctgaacctgaacctgagcCCGAGGCCGAGCCCGAGGCTGAACCAGAACCTGTGGAGACTCCTGAG GTGATTGAGGAGGATCCAGaggtgctggaggaggaggaagaggaggcggctcctgcagtggaggaggaggaggttcctgcagtggaggaagaggaggaggttcctgcagtggaggaagaggaggaggttcctgcagtggaggaagaggaggaggctcttgcagtggaggaagaggaggaggctcttgcagtggaggaagaggaggaggctcctgca gaagaggaggaggcagctcctgcagtggaagaggaggaggaggaggaggaggcggctcctgcagtggaggaggag GCTGTTCCAGTTGAGGAGGTCGCAGAGATAATGGCAGATCAGCCTGAAGAGGAGGCCGTGGAAGAGGAGGAACCTGCTGCGGCTGAGGAGACCgaggaggaggctgctgctgAAGAGGTGGCATCAGACGTTGACACTTTAGAGGAAGAGAGCACTCCCACAGAAGAAGCTGTcgaggagatggaggaagaggcAGCTCCTTTAGAGGAACCTGCTGAGGAGCCCACTGAAGAGGAGGAAGCTCCAACAGAAGAAACTGTAGAACAGGAGTCAGCGCCTTCAGAGGAACCTGCTGAAGAGGACGCAGCCCCAACAGAAGAAACTGAGGAGGAGTCGGCTGTAGAAGAGGACGCAGCCCCAACAGAAGAGGCACCGGAGGAGGCCGCAGACACAGAGGCAACTCCTGAAGAAGTGGTAGTGGAGGAGCAAACAGTACCAG TcacagagacagaagaagaagaagtagaacaCGAAGAAGAGGAGGCAGCAGAAGAAG tagCAGAGTTTGTTGAGACAGAGGAACCGCTTCAGGATGAGCCCACAG AAACGTAG
- the LOC141777804 gene encoding uncharacterized protein LOC141777804 isoform X2 has protein sequence MGDPSNPVESVTSPVVTAIPTVIAGEVQDGTKTQSANKNGKKSDSGSSSSFFTWFIVLALLGVWTSVAVVYFDLVDYQGVLDKAKGLQINLSEALQGKLVAYDTDGDGDFDVEDAKVLLGLKEKAVVVTSRHEEAAAPVETAEPEAVFEPEPVYVEDVIEAAVAEDTSAPPPEPEPEVAAESEPEPEPEAEPEAEPEPVETPEVIEEDPEVLEEEEEEAAPAVEEEEVPAVEEEEEVPAVEEEEEVPAVEEEEEALAVEEEEEALAVEEEEEAPAVEEEEEEEEAPAVEEEEAPAVEEEEEEEEAAPAVEEEEEEEEAAPAVEEEAVPVEEVAEIMADQPEEEAVEEEEPAAAEETEEEAAAEEVASDVDTLEEESTPTEEAVEEMEEEAAPLEEPAEEPTEEEEAPTEETVEQESAPSEEPAEEDAAPTEETEEESAVEEDAAPTEEAPEEAADTEATPEEVVVEEQTVPVTETEEEEVEHEEEEAAEEAEFVETEEPLQDEPTET, from the exons ATGGGTGATCCATCGAACCCGGTCGAGTCCGTCACATCTCCTGTCGTCACGGCGATACCCACGGTGATAGCTGGGGAAGTGCAAG ATGGTACTAAAACCCAATCAGCCAATAAGAATGGAAAGAAGTCTGACTCTGGGTCCAGCAGCAGCTTCTTCACCTGGTTCATTGTCCTGGCCCTGCTGGGTGTCTGGACGTCTGTAGCCGTGGTCTACTTCGACCTGGTCGACTATCAGGGAGTCCTTG ACAAGGCTAAGGGCTTACAAATTAACCTGTCTGAGGCCTTGCAAG GTAAACTGGTGGCATACGATACAGATGGCGATGGTGATTTTGATGTCGAGGATGCAAAAGTTCTTCTAG GGCTGAAAGAGAAGGCTGTTGTGGTCACCTCCCGTCATGAAGAGGCCGCTGCCCCGGTGGAGACGGCTGAACCAGAAG ctGTTTTTGAGCCTGAACCTGTTTATGTGGAGGATGTGATTGAAGCTGCCGTAGCCGAGGACACTTCTGCACCACCACCAG AGCCTGAACCTGAGGTAGCAGCCGagtctgaacctgaacctgagcCCGAGGCCGAGCCCGAGGCTGAACCAGAACCTGTGGAGACTCCTGAG GTGATTGAGGAGGATCCAGaggtgctggaggaggaggaagaggaggcggctcctgcagtggaggaggaggaggttcctgcagtggaggaagaggaggaggttcctgcagtggaggaagaggaggaggttcctgcagtggaggaagaggaggaggctcttgcagtggaggaagaggaggaggctcttgcagtggaggaagaggaggaggctcctgcagtggaggaggaggaggaggaggaggaggctcctgcagtggaagaggaagaggctcctgcagtggaagaggaagaggaagaggaggaggcagctcctgcagtggaagaggaggaggaggaggaggaggcggctcctgcagtggaggaggag GCTGTTCCAGTTGAGGAGGTCGCAGAGATAATGGCAGATCAGCCTGAAGAGGAGGCCGTGGAAGAGGAGGAACCTGCTGCGGCTGAGGAGACCgaggaggaggctgctgctgAAGAGGTGGCATCAGACGTTGACACTTTAGAGGAAGAGAGCACTCCCACAGAAGAAGCTGTcgaggagatggaggaagaggcAGCTCCTTTAGAGGAACCTGCTGAGGAGCCCACTGAAGAGGAGGAAGCTCCAACAGAAGAAACTGTAGAACAGGAGTCAGCGCCTTCAGAGGAACCTGCTGAAGAGGACGCAGCCCCAACAGAAGAAACTGAGGAGGAGTCGGCTGTAGAAGAGGACGCAGCCCCAACAGAAGAGGCACCGGAGGAGGCCGCAGACACAGAGGCAACTCCTGAAGAAGTGGTAGTGGAGGAGCAAACAGTACCAG TcacagagacagaagaagaagaagtagaacaCGAAGAAGAGGAGGCAGCAGAAGAAG CAGAGTTTGTTGAGACAGAGGAACCGCTTCAGGATGAGCCCACAG AAACGTAG
- the LOC141777804 gene encoding uncharacterized protein LOC141777804 isoform X14, protein MGDPSNPVESVTSPVVTAIPTVIAGEVQDGTKTQSANKNGKKSDSGSSSSFFTWFIVLALLGVWTSVAVVYFDLVDYQGVLDKAKGLQINLSEALQGKLVAYDTDGDGDFDVEDAKVLLGLKEKAVVVTSRHEEAAAPVETAEPEAVFEPEPVYVEDVIEAAVAEDTSAPPPEPEPEVAAESEPEPEPEAEPEAEPEPVETPEVIEEDPEVLEEEEEEAAPAVEEEEVPAVEEEEEVPAVEEEEEVPAVEEEEEALAVEEEEEALAVEEEEEAPAEEEEEAAPAVEEEAVPVEEVAEIMADQPEEEAVEEEEPAAAEETEEEAAAEEVASDVDTLEEESTPTEEAVEEMEEEAAPLEEPAEEPTEEEEAPTEETVEQESAPSEEPAEEDAAPTEETEEESAVEEDAAPTEEAPEEAADTEATPEEVVVEEQTVPVTETEEEEVEHEEEEAAEEVAEFVETEEPLQDEPTET, encoded by the exons ATGGGTGATCCATCGAACCCGGTCGAGTCCGTCACATCTCCTGTCGTCACGGCGATACCCACGGTGATAGCTGGGGAAGTGCAAG ATGGTACTAAAACCCAATCAGCCAATAAGAATGGAAAGAAGTCTGACTCTGGGTCCAGCAGCAGCTTCTTCACCTGGTTCATTGTCCTGGCCCTGCTGGGTGTCTGGACGTCTGTAGCCGTGGTCTACTTCGACCTGGTCGACTATCAGGGAGTCCTTG ACAAGGCTAAGGGCTTACAAATTAACCTGTCTGAGGCCTTGCAAG GTAAACTGGTGGCATACGATACAGATGGCGATGGTGATTTTGATGTCGAGGATGCAAAAGTTCTTCTAG GGCTGAAAGAGAAGGCTGTTGTGGTCACCTCCCGTCATGAAGAGGCCGCTGCCCCGGTGGAGACGGCTGAACCAGAAG ctGTTTTTGAGCCTGAACCTGTTTATGTGGAGGATGTGATTGAAGCTGCCGTAGCCGAGGACACTTCTGCACCACCACCAG AGCCTGAACCTGAGGTAGCAGCCGagtctgaacctgaacctgagcCCGAGGCCGAGCCCGAGGCTGAACCAGAACCTGTGGAGACTCCTGAG GTGATTGAGGAGGATCCAGaggtgctggaggaggaggaagaggaggcggctcctgcagtggaggaggaggaggttcctgcagtggaggaagaggaggaggttcctgcagtggaggaagaggaggaggttcctgcagtggaggaagaggaggaggctcttgcagtggaggaagaggaggaggctcttgcagtggaggaagaggaggaggctcctgca gaggaggaggaggaggcggctcctgcagtggaggaggag GCTGTTCCAGTTGAGGAGGTCGCAGAGATAATGGCAGATCAGCCTGAAGAGGAGGCCGTGGAAGAGGAGGAACCTGCTGCGGCTGAGGAGACCgaggaggaggctgctgctgAAGAGGTGGCATCAGACGTTGACACTTTAGAGGAAGAGAGCACTCCCACAGAAGAAGCTGTcgaggagatggaggaagaggcAGCTCCTTTAGAGGAACCTGCTGAGGAGCCCACTGAAGAGGAGGAAGCTCCAACAGAAGAAACTGTAGAACAGGAGTCAGCGCCTTCAGAGGAACCTGCTGAAGAGGACGCAGCCCCAACAGAAGAAACTGAGGAGGAGTCGGCTGTAGAAGAGGACGCAGCCCCAACAGAAGAGGCACCGGAGGAGGCCGCAGACACAGAGGCAACTCCTGAAGAAGTGGTAGTGGAGGAGCAAACAGTACCAG TcacagagacagaagaagaagaagtagaacaCGAAGAAGAGGAGGCAGCAGAAGAAG tagCAGAGTTTGTTGAGACAGAGGAACCGCTTCAGGATGAGCCCACAG AAACGTAG
- the LOC141777804 gene encoding uncharacterized protein LOC141777804 isoform X15, protein MGDPSNPVESVTSPVVTAIPTVIAGEVQDGTKTQSANKNGKKSDSGSSSSFFTWFIVLALLGVWTSVAVVYFDLVDYQGVLDKAKGLQINLSEALQGKLVAYDTDGDGDFDVEDAKVLLGLKEKAVVVTSRHEEAAAPVETAEPEAVFEPEPVYVEDVIEAAVAEDTSAPPPEPEPEVAAESEPEPEPEAEPEAEPEPVETPEVIEEDPEVLEEEEEEAAPAVEEEEVPAVEEEEEVPAVEEEEEVPAVEEEEEALAVEEEEEALAEEEEEEAPAEEEEEAAPAVEEEAVPVEEVAEIMADQPEEEAVEEEEPAAAEETEEEAAAEEVASDVDTLEEESTPTEEAVEEMEEEAAPLEEPAEEPTEEEEAPTEETVEQESAPSEEPAEEDAAPTEETEEESAVEEDAAPTEEAPEEAADTEATPEEVVVEEQTVPVTETEEEEVEHEEEEAAEEVAEFVETEEPLQDEPTET, encoded by the exons ATGGGTGATCCATCGAACCCGGTCGAGTCCGTCACATCTCCTGTCGTCACGGCGATACCCACGGTGATAGCTGGGGAAGTGCAAG ATGGTACTAAAACCCAATCAGCCAATAAGAATGGAAAGAAGTCTGACTCTGGGTCCAGCAGCAGCTTCTTCACCTGGTTCATTGTCCTGGCCCTGCTGGGTGTCTGGACGTCTGTAGCCGTGGTCTACTTCGACCTGGTCGACTATCAGGGAGTCCTTG ACAAGGCTAAGGGCTTACAAATTAACCTGTCTGAGGCCTTGCAAG GTAAACTGGTGGCATACGATACAGATGGCGATGGTGATTTTGATGTCGAGGATGCAAAAGTTCTTCTAG GGCTGAAAGAGAAGGCTGTTGTGGTCACCTCCCGTCATGAAGAGGCCGCTGCCCCGGTGGAGACGGCTGAACCAGAAG ctGTTTTTGAGCCTGAACCTGTTTATGTGGAGGATGTGATTGAAGCTGCCGTAGCCGAGGACACTTCTGCACCACCACCAG AGCCTGAACCTGAGGTAGCAGCCGagtctgaacctgaacctgagcCCGAGGCCGAGCCCGAGGCTGAACCAGAACCTGTGGAGACTCCTGAG GTGATTGAGGAGGATCCAGaggtgctggaggaggaggaagaggaggcggctcctgcagtggaggaggaggaggttcctgcagtggaggaagaggaggaggttcctgcagtggaggaagaggaggaggttcctgcagtggaggaagaggaggaggctcttgcagtggaggaagaggaggaggctcttgca gaggaggaggaggaggaggctcctgca gaggaggaggaggaggcggctcctgcagtggaggaggag GCTGTTCCAGTTGAGGAGGTCGCAGAGATAATGGCAGATCAGCCTGAAGAGGAGGCCGTGGAAGAGGAGGAACCTGCTGCGGCTGAGGAGACCgaggaggaggctgctgctgAAGAGGTGGCATCAGACGTTGACACTTTAGAGGAAGAGAGCACTCCCACAGAAGAAGCTGTcgaggagatggaggaagaggcAGCTCCTTTAGAGGAACCTGCTGAGGAGCCCACTGAAGAGGAGGAAGCTCCAACAGAAGAAACTGTAGAACAGGAGTCAGCGCCTTCAGAGGAACCTGCTGAAGAGGACGCAGCCCCAACAGAAGAAACTGAGGAGGAGTCGGCTGTAGAAGAGGACGCAGCCCCAACAGAAGAGGCACCGGAGGAGGCCGCAGACACAGAGGCAACTCCTGAAGAAGTGGTAGTGGAGGAGCAAACAGTACCAG TcacagagacagaagaagaagaagtagaacaCGAAGAAGAGGAGGCAGCAGAAGAAG tagCAGAGTTTGTTGAGACAGAGGAACCGCTTCAGGATGAGCCCACAG AAACGTAG